The Cyclopterus lumpus isolate fCycLum1 chromosome 3, fCycLum1.pri, whole genome shotgun sequence genome includes the window TGAACCATTTGTTATTTCTAAAGCTGACCTGAGGTGGTAACCCAATATGAGAAACTTTTCACATCTGGAAAGATGGTCCACCCGTCTCACATCTCTGAGCTGTTCGAACTTGCTAACAGTTTGTCGATGATTTTCGTCTCATTTCCGCATATTTGTATCTGTGGGAAGTTCACTCCGTGTTTATCTTTAGTGTGTTACGGCTTGTTGAGTACAAAGTCTTCACAAACATGAACTGAGTCAGTTTGGTAAATTTGCTTTGCCccttttttgggggagtggccGTGATATTTGGAGACCATACTTTACATTTTCTCAATGGGAATCATTGATTTCTTTGTACattaaaattataattttttgctttataaatgatttgAGCCATTATATTATCAAATGAGGTTCAGCACCATATTGAAGGAGACTGGCATGAAACTTGAGTGTTGCTGGGTTGAACTTTAACTATAGTTTGTTCACGATATCCATGTTTGCTCGGTTTACAGTAAACGTACCTGCTGTCTAAAAGGTTGAACAATGGAAATATAAGCGATTGTAGTTAttgtaatttaatatttaatatttgtacgTATGTACCACAATTGTACTTGCAATCAACACCATATAGCctatatatttacaaattatattttttaattagcaCTCCGACTGTTTATATTACAAATTCTCACAAGACCAGCATCCCATTTTCCCCCTTTATTTCTTGTTGTCCAGATATTGATGAATGCCTGATGTACCCCAGTATCTGCAAGGAACCGGCTAAATGTGTCAACACACCGGGCATGTATGAGTGCCAGTGTCCCCTGGGCTTCAAATACAACTTCACTTTCAAGACCTGCAATGGTGAGACTTTGAGACTTTTACCATAGACATTGAACCAAAGATCGCTGCTGTAATCTTGTCTTTTCCTGTCTTTTGCAGATATAGATGAGTGCGAGTTGAGTGTGTGCCATGGGACGTGTATAAACACTGTGGGCAGCTATGCGTGCCACTGTGATGGCCGCGAGGGTCAGCATTTGGCGCAGAATGAGCGGTACTGTGAACGAATCCCTGTTTGTGTGGAGCTGTATGACTACAAACACCCGGAGATGCTCTACCTGGGAGAGCAGTTTGCAGGCCTTCCCGTCATCTATCTGCGCTTCCGTCTGCCGGAAAATACAAAGTGAGGTTCTACCACAAACACACGTCCACGTACAAGTACACACCTAGTGTACTTGTATTCTTAAAGgatcaaatgtgtttgtttttttaatggctttTACTACATTCAGCGCAAAATAACAGTCGGAGACTACGAATGAACTTAGCTTTCAAGATGAGAGTAGATGAGCATCAATCTAGCTTAAAGCTCCATCTGAGCGAATGTCGAACAAAAACGTATCTCAAGCATCTCCATCTTTCTGTTTCTGGCTGCTAGGTTTGCAGCGGAGTTTGACTTCCGTACATTTGACCCAGAGGGAGTTGTGCTGTACGCAGAGTCCTCGCACGACTCGTGGTTTATGTTGGGGCTAAGAGGCGGTCGCATTGAAGTCCAGTTTAAAAACCAGCACACGTTCAAGGTCACCAGTGGAGGAAAAGCCATCAACGATGGACAGTGGCACGTGGTAAGAATGAGCTCAAGTCCAGTAATTCCCTACACGTGTTTAACTTGAACAAAGTAAAAGCCGAAGTGCTGATCGATGAACTGAATCGATGGAAAGTGGGTTGTGTGTAACCGTGTGCTCTACATGAAACATGCAGATCTCTGTGGATGAACTGGAGAGCAGCATCAGTGTGAAGATCAGCAAGGAAGCTGTGATGAGCATCAACAGCCCTGATAGTCTCTTTACTTCAGTTAATGGTAAACTGGAGACGAAGGTCTACATCGCTGGTCTGCCCAACCGCACTGACGTCATCAAACCTGTAAGCGAGTCGTCTGAAAGCATGCGCGCACAATGAATTATACTTTTTTGACCCGTCGCCGCATCTAATGAAATCACCCAAACAACACTGACATGAATATACCAGGGTTTACATTGGGCCAGCTCCAAGCCAGCGTTGTGCTCAGTGTACGTGTCCACCGATCCACTAGATCAACCCTCGACTTGATGGCTGCATTCGAGGCTGGAACCTGATGAATCAGGGAGCATCTGGGGTAAAGGAGGTCATCCAGGAGAAGAAGAGCAAACATTGCTTTGTGTATGTGGAACGAGGCTCTTACTTCACTGGGGCAGGCCTGGCACACTTCAACATTGACTACAGTGAGTAAGTTAAGTTGTACTACATTCACTCCTATAGGAACATTTGTTCTCTGGTCACGGCACAGTGTCGCAGGACCACATGTAGTTTTGAGGAAAGTGAAGCACCCGAAAGAAACGCATGAACAAAGAGGGCATTCAATTTCACAGAGTAAGGCCCAAGTTGGTGGGTTTCTAACAAGGACCTGAGCTGGTCTTGTGTAGTAAGACCAGGTCCTACTACATATATGGTGGGTTCTCCTGAAGCTGTTACACCTGTGTATGGACATTCCATATCGTGACAACCTATCAGGGCTTTAGGAACACAGACCGTCTGAATGGGATGGTTTGAATTTGATCTATGTGACTTTGAATATTGTTATTAGGAGTTGAGTTGATGGAGAAACATGAGAACCTTCACTTTTGGTAAAAGCATGGCTGTGCAAGctgacaaaagaaatgtgtttgtgtaacttAGGTGATTCTGGGAGTTGGAAGGTCGATGTACAGATGAACATACGTCCGTCCAGCAGCACAGGTGTCCTCTTCGCTCTCGTCCACAACCACAAAGTCCCCCTGTCAGTTGCTGTGGTAACGAAGGGAGAAGAAGATGCTGTGAGTTCATTCACACTTCTGTTGGAAATaaacgtgtgtgtttctgcatgtcttcacacacgcacacatgattAAACTCTGTGATGTTATTGACCTCCATGCTCCAGAACTTGCAAGTGTTCTTGGACGGCGTCTCCGTGGCAACGCTGGACTCTCTGATGTTGTGTTACCCTGAACGGCTGACGGTGCAGCTGAATGTGACTCCCACAGAAATCCAAATCTCAGCTAACTCCTCCACTGTTACCTACATGAAGTCTGATGCCCTGCAGGAGGCACTGAAGCACTTCAACAGCACCATGCAGAGCCCCATCAGTACATACATTGGTGGGATACCAGGTTAGTTTATgtttgaagtaaaagtactaaagtCACTCCTTTGAAGATAACTATGAGCATTGTTTATTCGCTATATATGGTCACCATTAAATGTGCCAATGTGGCAGCCTGGCTGCAATCATTTCAGTATGAACACCAACCGGTCCTCATCTATTTATAAGAAAGCATTCTCATGCAGGAAAAGAAGTTCAAAGCAAAGCATAATATTCCCTTGAGTGTGCTGTAACATCATAACTGGAGTGAGTTCATAAGCATcttggtgctttgagctaaatgctaacgtcaacATGCTGTCACACTCCCAGTGACGACGCTATCGTGCTGCCATTGAGCAGGTATCATGTTTACCATTTTTACATCTTAGTTGAGGGTGTTAGCGTATGCTATTTAGCACTGCACAGCTGTGGATGACGGGAATGTCATGAGACATTCTCCATTCATGGACACAATTTACACGTCTGACCAGATGATGGCGCTAGATTAAAGGTTAAGGGATCAGAGTGAGGGACAGGAATTTCCTGGCAACGGTTGAGAAGATTTGTCCCTTGAATTCAAATGTCACCTTCAAGGTGGAGCGAGAGGAAAGCCAGAGCATCACCAAAATCATCAGGAGGCTTTTTCTTGgaaacatgaatgtctgaaaAAAGACTTCATGGCAAACCATCCAACGggtgttgaaatatttcaatctggaccaaagtggtggaaaTAGCAACAGACCGATATTGTAATCCCTGGTAGCATGGCTAACAATATGTATTAGTtacctttcctctctctgaacAAACATGTGTTAATTGTATGACTAAGTTAGTACAGCAAGGTCCGTCCTCTCGTGTTGTGGGCTAgaatatgtaaatgtacataGTCAGATTATAGTAGTTAGCGTTCTTAACCTAAACTTCAGTCAAGAAGTGCGATGGTCCATGTTTTGCCTAAAACTAAAGTACATTAATTCAGTTCTCGCCTGTCTTTTAcctgttaatgtgtgtattttagttttatttatttattgtgttgcaTGTTATAACCTCGTTAGTAAAAGGGCTATATTGACCActattttgttattgtcattttCACTGACGGTCTCTCTTTCAGACGATGTCCCATTACCTGCGACCCCTGTGACGGCCTTTTACCACGGCTGCATGGACATCACTATCGCCGGCCAGCAGCTGGACTTCGACGAGGCTCTCGGCAAACACAACAGTATTAAGTCCCATTCCTGCCCCCCTGTGTCTGCCCCCGAGAGTCGCCCTGAGGCAACGCAACACCACAGACCTTAAGTGACCTGACCTTAACATCCCACAGCGGCCACATCTTAGGATATTTTTGAAAGAGAGATATAGAAgatgggatggagggatgagaaaGAAATGACAAGAAGAGGAGACGGGAGTAGACGAGTATAGTCATTTTTGCCGACTTTCTCCGATGGGTTCATTTTAAGCTTTGTTTGTCTGATTTTTATCCATACAGTATTATTGTTCCTGTCCATGGAGCATTATTTTTTTGGAGTATTTTCTTTTAGTCAGGCCCACATCAAAAGCTGGCTTGCCAGTGAACAAGCAGGAGCTGGACGGCTAGATGACGTACTTGTAGCAGTTTGTTGCTATGAATGAAATGCTTTCCAAGAAACGTTCAAAAAGAGCTGTGCTCTGTAGCCACATACCATGTGTTGAAAAgaagtggttgtgtttgtgtagaaCAATAAACAAACGGTCACTGTTGACCAGGCTTTGAGACCACCTGCATCTTTTCCCCTGTTGTTGAATCACGGTACTATCTCGAACTTCCCTTAAATTCTAGTCTCGGGAGGCGAACGTCTCGGAAACAACTGGCAATTGTGGTGGTGGAAACCGCACAAGTAGCATCCGTTGTTGGAGGTCTGCCTTCCTGAGGTGGTGTAGTAGCGTTTAGGTCAGTCTGTGTTCAGATCTTTAATATAtgacttaaatgtagttgtttgttttaataaaatggtTCAAAGCAACCTGATGGTATTGAACAACGTTTGCATCAGTGCACCTATCTGTCTTCTTGTCACAGCCAGTGGCTAACCCATCTTTCCTAAGTCCTTGGTGTCACAACAAACTCGTATCGCAGTAatttacaaaacacacagtttgaaccgtgtgtgtgtgtgtgtgtgtgtttgtgttttaacatcGAGAGATTCCTCCTTCATTTCTGCAGGGACGAAAGGAAACATGGTTCTGCACCGTCATGCTCCACTCTGCAACAATCACTGGAGTATGGTACTTGGCACTAGGTTGTCAAAATCATAAATACAGTAATACATTGTAAAAGTTGTCATTGTTAGTAACATCTCACCAATGCATTTTTGGGAGATGACTGCAATAGTTGTTTTAGGGGTGTTTAGTGAATAGTGCTGTTCATAAATCAGGCAATGTTAGACTTGGGGtccatatttatatttatatgttcaaCAGTAATATGAAGACAATTTTAAACAATTATAATGTTACAACCTGTCAggtacatcacacacactctgttgaGGCTCACATATCTATCAATATGATTTCAATGTGACACCCTGTATAATAACACGTATGTTCAACACGTGGCACACAGGTCAAATGTCAAGTCAATCAGCAGAGCGCTGAAGAAATAGAAATAGGAGAGGGCACTTGAGACTGATGTTTGGTTCCACGAGATtcagagaaaaaggaaaaggaaaaaatactaaaataaactgccttaaaaaggtttttaaccTGTGACTTCTCCGAAACGGTGCATTGCAGAGAGTTATTGCATGAGTGTTGTTAGATTAGCCCTCattacgcacgcacgcacagacagtataaggggagggagggagggatgccTCGTTATAAACTCCTGCTGCACTTTTCAGAGCGCACTCCCcctcctgagagagagagagcgagagagcgagagagcgagagagaggagggtcacgcaataaaaagtacaaaccGCAATGGGGGAGACGAGCAGAGCCCCAGAGAGCAGCCGCCTCATGTGCCCCCGTGATGATTGATGTGCGGGAGGCACGCGCTACAGTTTAGGTGCTCAACGGTTTCACGTCAGAGACGCTCGCGACCAACGGTCGGAAGAGTACCTGAATACCTGCAGTGTGCTTCGCTCTCTCACTCGGCTCGGTGACATTGAGGGACTCGGAGACCGAGACGGGGGGTTCGAGAGACTACGAGACGAGGCAGGAGAAAGTTTGTCCGACTCTCTGCGGTGAAACAATGCGGCTGACCCCGACCGCGTCCCTTGGCCCGGGCGCCCTGctaatcctgctgctggtgcgCTGGTCCGACAGCAGTGAGTAAACAGTTGCATGCTAAGGCTAGCTAGCTCGCTAAGTCCTCTTTGACgtttgtgttgtgtctggtgatgatgatga containing:
- the pros1 gene encoding vitamin K-dependent protein S, whose amino-acid sequence is MWRKKRALGESVACLVFLVTLVDAYRFLSQSTATQFLSRQRRANSLFEESKKGNLERECIEELCDKEEAREIFENHPETEYFYPKYVACLGSHRVGINNPNSDVISSDLRTCVKEISDQCTPPPCYKEGAKLCVDGQASFTCQCKPGWKGTRCENDIDECSDPEFPAGCNQICYNLPGSFHCACENGYFTNDKVNCVDIDECLMYPSICKEPAKCVNTPGMYECQCPLGFKYNFTFKTCNDIDECELSVCHGTCINTVGSYACHCDGREGQHLAQNERYCERIPVCVELYDYKHPEMLYLGEQFAGLPVIYLRFRLPENTKFAAEFDFRTFDPEGVVLYAESSHDSWFMLGLRGGRIEVQFKNQHTFKVTSGGKAINDGQWHVISVDELESSISVKISKEAVMSINSPDSLFTSVNGKLETKVYIAGLPNRTDVIKPINPRLDGCIRGWNLMNQGASGVKEVIQEKKSKHCFVYVERGSYFTGAGLAHFNIDYSDSGSWKVDVQMNIRPSSSTGVLFALVHNHKVPLSVAVVTKGEEDANLQVFLDGVSVATLDSLMLCYPERLTVQLNVTPTEIQISANSSTVTYMKSDALQEALKHFNSTMQSPISTYIGGIPDDVPLPATPVTAFYHGCMDITIAGQQLDFDEALGKHNSIKSHSCPPVSAPESRPEATQHHRP